A single region of the Candidatus Manganitrophaceae bacterium genome encodes:
- the gatC gene encoding Asp-tRNA(Asn)/Glu-tRNA(Gln) amidotransferase subunit GatC, giving the protein MKIDREEVLHVAKLARLSLSSEEIDRLTDQLSNILTYVEKLNQADTKNIEPTSHVLSLSNVFREDRARPSLPVEKALENAPEKEGAFFRVPKIIE; this is encoded by the coding sequence GTGAAAATCGATCGAGAAGAGGTGTTGCACGTGGCAAAGCTGGCGCGGCTCAGTTTGTCATCCGAAGAGATCGACCGGCTCACCGATCAGCTCAGCAACATCCTCACCTATGTCGAGAAGCTCAACCAGGCGGATACGAAGAATATCGAGCCGACGTCCCATGTCCTCTCCCTCTCGAATGTCTTCCGAGAGGATCGGGCGAGACCGTCGCTCCCGGTCGAAAAAGCGCTGGAAAACGCGCCTGAAAAGGAAGGGGCGTTCTTCCGGGTGCCGAAGATTATCGAATAG
- a CDS encoding aspartate 1-decarboxylase: MLRQMLRSKIHRATITESELHYEGSITVDRALMEAAGMLPYEQVMVSNLSNGERFITYLLPGDKGSGTICLNGPTARKGVVGDKVIIFCYAAYNEEELKGYLPKVVKVDEKNRVESVRSGI; this comes from the coding sequence ATGTTAAGACAAATGTTACGATCCAAAATACACCGCGCCACCATCACCGAGTCGGAGCTCCATTATGAAGGGAGCATCACCGTCGACCGCGCGTTGATGGAGGCGGCCGGGATGCTTCCGTATGAGCAGGTGATGGTCTCCAACTTGAGCAACGGCGAGCGATTCATCACCTACCTTTTGCCGGGCGACAAAGGCTCCGGGACGATCTGTCTCAACGGGCCGACGGCGCGCAAAGGGGTGGTCGGCGACAAGGTGATCATCTTCTGCTATGCCGCCTATAACGAGGAAGAGCTCAAGGGATACCTGCCGAAGGTGGTCAAGGTCGATGAAAAAAATCGGGTGGAGTCTGTCAGGAGTGGCATTTGA